The proteins below come from a single Salinilacihabitans rarus genomic window:
- a CDS encoding FAD-binding oxidoreductase gives MTIEIPADDYETLAYDTRGDVLRPGDDGYDEARSVWNGMIDRRPAVVVRATGAADVCTAVDFARERDLPLAVRGGGHNVAGSAVCDDGVVVDLSPMSSVRVDPVARTARVGPGATMGDFDHEAQAFGLATPGGVISTTGVAGLTLGGGMGWLSRQYGLAIDNLRSVDIVTADGEVVTASEDEHADLFWAVRGGSGNFGVVTSFEFDLHEVGPEVLFGPAVYPYEDAPDVLARYREFALDAPRECSVWVNSVGAPPLPFLPEELHGTTVLVLVYFYDGDLDEGEAVLAPLREYGDPIADAVAPTPYVEAQRSLDDLYGEGARNYWKSANFVDLPGETIDTIVEYAERAPTPESEILLHHVGGAVNDVASDATAYPHRETEFVATIAARWEETTRDDECVAWVRACHDALAAAATGGTYVNFEGDREGRERNAYGENYGRLAEVKAEFDPGNVFRLTQNVTPAD, from the coding sequence ATGACGATAGAGATACCAGCGGACGATTACGAAACGCTCGCGTACGACACGCGCGGCGACGTGCTTCGACCCGGGGACGACGGCTACGACGAGGCCCGATCGGTCTGGAACGGGATGATCGACCGCCGGCCGGCGGTCGTCGTACGCGCGACCGGGGCGGCCGACGTGTGTACGGCGGTCGACTTCGCCCGGGAGCGTGACCTGCCCCTCGCCGTGAGAGGCGGCGGCCACAACGTGGCCGGGAGCGCCGTCTGCGACGACGGGGTCGTCGTCGACCTCTCCCCGATGTCGTCGGTCCGGGTCGATCCGGTCGCGCGAACCGCCCGCGTCGGACCCGGCGCGACGATGGGGGACTTCGATCACGAAGCGCAGGCGTTCGGCCTCGCGACGCCCGGCGGCGTCATCTCGACGACCGGGGTCGCCGGCCTCACGCTCGGGGGCGGGATGGGGTGGCTCAGCAGGCAGTACGGCCTCGCGATCGACAACCTCCGGTCGGTCGATATCGTCACCGCGGACGGCGAGGTGGTGACCGCCAGCGAGGACGAGCACGCGGACCTCTTCTGGGCGGTCCGCGGCGGGAGCGGCAACTTCGGGGTCGTCACGTCGTTCGAGTTCGACCTGCACGAGGTCGGTCCGGAGGTGCTGTTCGGCCCTGCCGTCTACCCGTACGAGGACGCCCCCGACGTGCTCGCACGCTACCGCGAGTTCGCCCTCGACGCGCCGCGGGAGTGTTCCGTCTGGGTGAACAGCGTGGGGGCGCCGCCGCTCCCGTTTCTCCCGGAGGAACTGCACGGAACGACGGTGCTGGTCCTCGTGTACTTCTACGACGGCGACCTCGACGAGGGCGAGGCGGTGCTCGCCCCGCTCCGGGAGTACGGCGACCCGATCGCCGACGCCGTGGCGCCGACGCCGTACGTCGAGGCCCAGCGCAGTCTGGACGACCTGTACGGGGAGGGCGCCCGCAACTACTGGAAGTCGGCCAACTTCGTGGACCTCCCCGGGGAGACGATCGATACGATCGTCGAGTACGCCGAGCGGGCCCCGACGCCGGAGTCCGAGATCCTCCTCCACCACGTCGGCGGCGCGGTCAACGACGTCGCGTCGGACGCCACCGCGTATCCACACCGCGAGACGGAGTTCGTCGCGACCATCGCCGCGCGCTGGGAGGAGACGACGCGGGACGACGAGTGTGTCGCGTGGGTCCGGGCGTGTCACGACGCGCTCGCCGCCGCCGCGACCGGCGGGACGTACGTGAACTTCGAGGGCGACCGGGAGGGCCGCGAGCGGAACGCGTACGGCGAGAACTACGGCCGACTCGCCGAGGTGAAAGCCGAGTTCGACCCGGGGAACGTCTTCCGGCTGACGCAGAACGTGACGCCGGCGGACTGA
- a CDS encoding ABC transporter ATP-binding protein, with product MSSGEPILQAENLTKYYDSSEGFIDTLLGRSQWVKAVDGVDFELHDGETLGVVGESGCGKTTLGRALLQLIEPTDGSVYYRGEDLTEASTGRLRELRKDLQYIFQDPFSSLNPRLTVGDIIGEPLDIHGIAEGEERTERIYELLEIVGLNPSHAHRYPHEFSGGQRQRIGIARALAVDPEVIVCDEPVSALDVSVQAQILNLLEDLQDEFGLSYIFIAHDLSVVEHIADRVAVMYLGEIAEVGATEEVFSPPHHPYAEALLSAIPEPDPLWEGERIFLSGNVPSPIDPPSGCRFHTRCPRIIQPDGLNLRREEWRSIVDFKLRVRDADSVESVTAIDGAGGDGRADPTEAARETLDALVREEFGLPDRVSDSRAEQVLAQAVDQLQADNLTAAYDLLEEAFESPCERHHPDPVPTGKTHRISCLLYDDRYAGKRPRSSVGGRGDAVADD from the coding sequence ATGTCTAGCGGCGAGCCGATCCTCCAGGCGGAGAACCTGACGAAGTACTACGATTCCAGCGAGGGGTTCATCGACACCCTCCTCGGACGGTCGCAGTGGGTGAAGGCGGTCGACGGCGTCGACTTCGAACTGCACGACGGCGAGACCCTCGGCGTCGTCGGCGAGAGCGGCTGTGGGAAGACCACCCTCGGCCGGGCGCTGCTGCAACTGATCGAGCCGACCGACGGCTCGGTCTACTACCGCGGGGAGGACCTGACCGAGGCCTCCACCGGGCGCCTCCGGGAGCTCCGGAAGGACCTCCAGTACATCTTCCAGGACCCGTTCTCGAGCCTGAACCCGCGGCTGACCGTCGGCGACATCATCGGCGAACCGCTCGACATCCACGGCATCGCCGAGGGCGAGGAGCGGACCGAACGGATCTACGAACTCCTCGAGATCGTCGGGCTGAACCCGAGCCACGCCCACCGCTACCCCCACGAGTTCTCCGGGGGCCAGCGCCAGCGCATCGGCATCGCGCGGGCGCTCGCGGTCGACCCCGAGGTCATCGTCTGTGACGAACCGGTCTCGGCGCTCGACGTCTCGGTGCAGGCGCAGATCCTCAACCTGCTGGAGGACCTCCAGGACGAGTTCGGCCTGTCGTACATCTTCATCGCCCACGACCTGAGCGTCGTCGAGCACATCGCCGACCGGGTGGCGGTGATGTACCTCGGCGAAATCGCGGAGGTCGGAGCCACCGAGGAGGTGTTCTCGCCGCCCCACCACCCGTACGCCGAGGCGCTGCTCTCGGCGATCCCGGAGCCAGACCCCCTCTGGGAGGGCGAGCGCATCTTCCTCTCCGGGAACGTCCCGTCGCCGATCGACCCGCCCTCCGGCTGTCGGTTCCACACGCGGTGCCCGCGGATCATCCAGCCCGACGGGCTGAACCTGCGCCGCGAGGAGTGGCGGTCGATCGTGGACTTCAAGTTGCGGGTCCGCGACGCCGACTCGGTCGAGTCGGTCACCGCCATCGACGGCGCCGGGGGCGACGGACGGGCCGATCCGACCGAGGCCGCCCGCGAGACGCTCGACGCCCTCGTCCGGGAGGAGTTCGGCCTGCCCGACCGCGTCTCCGACTCGCGGGCCGAGCAGGTGCTCGCGCAGGCGGTCGATCAACTCCAGGCCGACAACCTGACGGCCGCGTACGACCTCCTCGAGGAGGCGTTCGAGTCGCCGTGTGAGCGCCACCACCCGGATCCGGTGCCGACGGGGAAGACCCACCGGATCTCCTGTCTCCTCTACGACGACCGGTACGCCGGCAAGCGGCCCCGGTCGAGCGTCGGCGGGCGAGGCGACGCCGTCGCGGACGACTGA
- a CDS encoding ABC transporter ATP-binding protein produces the protein MALLEVNDLTVKFYTQDGVVNAVDDLSYRVDRGEKFGVVGESGAGKSVAALSLMRLIDSPGRIESGEILFKGENVLEMSDREVRNLRGNEIAMIFQDAQTALNPVYTVGEQISEAIRHHLDYDADEARDRTIRLLDKVGIPEAESRYSDYPHQFSGGMQQRAVIAMALSCDPDLLICDEPTTALDVTIEAQILEELEALADEFDTAIQLITHDLGVVAEVCERVMVMYAGKPVEKASVEDLYYDPKHPYTVGLMSSIPRVGDDRDRLQTIPGTMPDLVELPPGCSFHPRCPFAEEACTLNEPPLLDPDTGREVGDASAGRAAACLEYTGQLRDGLDYQVDVRGSTRGAGAPRAEGDRNV, from the coding sequence ATGGCCCTGCTCGAGGTCAACGACCTGACGGTGAAGTTCTACACGCAGGACGGCGTGGTCAACGCGGTCGACGACCTCTCTTACCGCGTCGACCGCGGCGAGAAGTTCGGCGTCGTCGGCGAGAGCGGCGCCGGCAAGAGCGTGGCCGCCCTCTCGCTGATGCGCCTCATCGACTCCCCCGGCCGGATCGAGAGCGGCGAGATCCTGTTCAAAGGCGAGAACGTCCTGGAGATGAGCGACAGGGAGGTGCGGAACCTCCGGGGCAACGAGATCGCCATGATCTTCCAGGACGCCCAGACCGCGCTCAACCCGGTCTACACCGTCGGCGAGCAGATCTCGGAGGCGATCAGACACCACCTCGACTACGACGCCGACGAGGCCCGCGACCGAACGATCCGCCTGCTCGACAAGGTCGGCATTCCGGAAGCCGAGAGCCGCTACTCCGACTATCCCCACCAGTTCTCCGGCGGGATGCAACAGCGGGCGGTGATCGCGATGGCGCTCTCGTGTGACCCGGACCTGCTCATCTGCGACGAGCCGACGACCGCACTGGACGTGACCATCGAGGCGCAGATCCTCGAGGAACTGGAGGCGCTCGCCGACGAGTTCGACACCGCGATCCAGCTGATTACCCACGACCTCGGCGTCGTCGCGGAGGTCTGCGAGCGCGTGATGGTGATGTACGCCGGCAAGCCGGTCGAGAAGGCGTCCGTCGAGGACCTCTACTACGACCCGAAACACCCCTACACCGTCGGGCTGATGAGTTCGATCCCGCGGGTCGGCGACGACCGCGACCGGCTACAGACGATCCCCGGCACGATGCCCGACCTCGTCGAACTCCCGCCGGGGTGTAGCTTCCACCCCCGGTGTCCGTTCGCCGAGGAGGCGTGTACCCTGAACGAGCCGCCGCTGCTCGACCCCGATACCGGTCGGGAGGTCGGCGACGCGTCGGCCGGCCGCGCGGCCGCGTGTCTCGAGTACACCGGGCAGTTGAGAGACGGACTCGACTACCAGGTCGACGTCCGCGGGTCGACACGCGGTGCCGGCGCCCCCCGCGCGGAGGGTGATCGCAATGTCTAG
- a CDS encoding ABC transporter permease: protein MSTERGRIRITGFDAERVENRERLSDWNEDAGTETESRWVRAWRRFRRNRVAVLGVWVVTLMALITIFARPITVSGIPVQPFSIAPHDPTAILYLEPGSNVGRYDPPSLAHPMGTDASGRDMFSRVLVGGRYSISIGFVVVGITATVGLIYGSISGYYGGLVDEIMMRIVDTVFAFPGLVLALIIVAMLGGGYWQLVAAFVIPGWVAYARIIRGEILKVKQNEYVLAAKALGARDRSVIFRHVVPNAIAPLIVQATLSIGTVVIGVAALGFLGVGFEPGTPEWGTMLDQTRETIIQGPGASIPWWATVFPGGAIFTFVMAMNMIGDGVNDALDAQETNVRERGGA, encoded by the coding sequence ATGTCTACCGAACGAGGACGAATACGAATCACGGGATTCGACGCCGAACGCGTCGAGAACCGAGAACGACTGTCGGACTGGAACGAAGACGCCGGCACCGAAACCGAGAGTCGCTGGGTGCGCGCGTGGAGACGATTCAGGCGCAACCGGGTGGCCGTGCTCGGCGTCTGGGTGGTCACCCTGATGGCGCTGATCACGATCTTCGCCCGGCCGATAACGGTCTCCGGGATCCCGGTCCAGCCGTTCTCGATCGCACCGCACGACCCGACGGCGATCCTGTATCTGGAGCCGGGTTCGAACGTCGGCCGGTACGATCCGCCGTCGCTTGCCCACCCGATGGGGACCGACGCGTCGGGACGCGACATGTTCTCGCGCGTCCTCGTCGGGGGGCGGTACAGCATCTCGATCGGGTTCGTCGTGGTGGGGATCACCGCCACCGTCGGGTTGATCTACGGCAGCATCTCCGGCTACTACGGCGGCCTCGTCGACGAGATCATGATGCGGATCGTCGACACGGTGTTCGCGTTCCCGGGGCTCGTGCTCGCGTTGATCATCGTCGCGATGCTCGGCGGCGGCTACTGGCAACTCGTGGCCGCGTTCGTGATCCCCGGCTGGGTGGCATACGCCCGCATCATCCGCGGGGAGATACTGAAGGTCAAGCAAAACGAGTACGTACTCGCCGCGAAGGCGCTGGGGGCACGCGACCGGTCGGTGATCTTCAGACACGTCGTCCCGAACGCGATCGCGCCGCTGATCGTGCAGGCGACGCTCTCGATCGGGACCGTCGTCATCGGCGTCGCGGCGCTTGGCTTCCTCGGCGTCGGCTTCGAGCCGGGCACCCCCGAGTGGGGGACGATGCTCGACCAGACCCGGGAGACGATCATCCAAGGGCCCGGCGCCTCCATCCCCTGGTGGGCGACGGTCTTCCCCGGCGGCGCCATCTTCACGTTCGTGATGGCGATGAACATGATCGGCGACGGCGTCAACGACGCCCTCGACGCCCAGGAGACGAACGTCCGCGAGCGGGGTGGTGCCTGA
- a CDS encoding HAH_0734 family protein has protein sequence MKRLIIHGDPGIRKGAVVEVGGEELVCFGINRNGEWHGPDRVQLWCTVGQQSEFEDYEKRNYVPHWLDVERVDADEVTVVRPKGDLAI, from the coding sequence ATGAAGCGGCTCATCATCCACGGGGACCCGGGCATCCGCAAGGGCGCCGTCGTCGAGGTCGGCGGGGAGGAACTCGTCTGCTTCGGCATCAACCGCAACGGCGAGTGGCACGGCCCCGACCGCGTCCAGTTGTGGTGTACCGTCGGCCAGCAGTCGGAGTTCGAGGACTACGAGAAGCGCAACTACGTCCCCCACTGGCTCGACGTCGAGCGCGTCGACGCCGACGAGGTGACGGTCGTCCGCCCGAAAGGCGACCTCGCGATCTGA
- a CDS encoding ABC transporter substrate-binding protein: MGSEDTQPNSIFDRRHVLKGLSAAGIGGLAGCLSDFTGDGGDGGDGESLDPVQDRETVNPDEIKDGGTFRVAIGEAPDSFDYPYSSSAHTTLMMNLMYEGMITTNASGEIYPWLAESYERLDVTEAGPTDYEEYMTSVPYAEDDEGNTYIDTEDQIVVSHPDNDPSEGEALILTSSGAADAVADGTYGMHYRFDLHEGIEFHNGEELTADNVVASFRRVEGSPLAGQIFDSLLHIEAEGDYTVHIYAQIPDAAFVREITGLPVYPTESTDLPPQAMDPREGNTPLGTGPFEFDEYQDEEYVVFTRNDDYWFDTELKDWFDGNADFPNGPAVEEVDIQFVQDDSNRSAALQNDEIDMTYGLTSSTLDDYQSSEGYQTSATQGAGYKFIQFPVNSEPWDDPRVRRAVNHLIPREQISENIFMGWEKPAWVPLPPLAATDGTADYDQLVEDLREYNEYSSERASELMEEVIEEKGIETPIEITIETNSDNDDRVRIVELIAESMSQSEYFEADVETIDFITFVTQLMSGEYQNEPRLAYIGLSGGFGPHGYAKSIHHPDNFMGCCNFQNIDIEELNEAMREARYGVDVVEDPDLRRQRYDEVWKLILELNANSYSTHSMTVSVTNDDVVGFNSYPSTQDLVGYGLYTPMDEQITYLDRD; the protein is encoded by the coding sequence ATGGGATCTGAAGATACTCAGCCCAATTCAATCTTCGACAGACGTCACGTCCTGAAAGGACTGTCCGCGGCCGGCATCGGCGGCCTCGCCGGTTGTCTCAGCGACTTCACCGGCGACGGCGGCGACGGCGGCGACGGCGAGTCGCTCGACCCCGTCCAGGACCGCGAAACGGTCAACCCCGACGAGATCAAAGACGGCGGGACCTTCCGCGTCGCGATCGGCGAGGCTCCCGACTCGTTCGACTACCCGTACAGTAGCTCGGCGCACACGACCCTCATGATGAACCTCATGTACGAGGGGATGATCACGACGAACGCCAGCGGGGAGATCTACCCGTGGCTCGCCGAGTCCTACGAGCGCCTCGACGTCACGGAGGCCGGACCGACCGACTACGAGGAGTACATGACCTCGGTCCCCTACGCGGAGGACGACGAGGGTAACACGTACATCGACACCGAGGACCAGATCGTCGTCAGCCATCCGGACAACGATCCGTCCGAGGGCGAGGCGCTGATCCTCACCTCGTCCGGGGCCGCCGACGCGGTCGCCGACGGCACCTACGGGATGCACTACCGGTTCGACCTCCACGAGGGGATCGAGTTCCACAACGGCGAGGAACTCACCGCCGACAACGTCGTCGCGTCGTTCCGGCGCGTCGAAGGGTCGCCCCTCGCGGGTCAGATTTTCGACTCGCTGTTGCACATCGAGGCCGAGGGCGACTACACGGTGCACATCTACGCGCAGATCCCCGACGCGGCGTTCGTCCGCGAGATCACCGGCCTCCCGGTCTACCCGACCGAGAGTACGGACCTCCCGCCGCAGGCGATGGACCCGCGCGAGGGGAACACGCCGCTGGGGACCGGCCCCTTCGAGTTCGACGAGTACCAGGACGAGGAGTACGTCGTCTTCACCAGAAACGACGACTACTGGTTCGACACCGAACTGAAAGACTGGTTCGACGGCAACGCGGACTTCCCGAACGGTCCCGCCGTCGAGGAGGTCGACATCCAGTTCGTCCAGGACGACTCGAACCGGTCGGCCGCGCTCCAGAACGACGAGATCGACATGACCTACGGTCTCACGTCCAGCACCCTCGACGACTACCAGTCCTCCGAGGGGTACCAGACCTCCGCGACCCAGGGTGCCGGCTACAAATTCATCCAGTTCCCGGTCAACTCCGAGCCGTGGGACGACCCGCGGGTGCGCCGCGCGGTCAACCACCTCATCCCGCGCGAGCAGATCTCGGAGAACATCTTCATGGGCTGGGAGAAGCCCGCGTGGGTCCCGCTGCCGCCGCTGGCCGCCACTGACGGCACGGCCGACTACGACCAGCTCGTCGAGGACCTCCGGGAGTACAACGAGTACTCGTCCGAGCGCGCCAGCGAGCTGATGGAGGAGGTCATAGAGGAGAAGGGCATCGAGACGCCCATCGAGATCACCATCGAGACCAACTCCGACAACGACGACCGCGTCAGGATCGTCGAACTGATCGCCGAGTCGATGAGCCAGTCGGAGTACTTCGAGGCCGACGTCGAGACGATCGACTTCATCACGTTCGTCACCCAGCTGATGAGCGGCGAGTACCAGAACGAGCCGCGGCTGGCGTACATCGGGCTGTCGGGCGGCTTCGGCCCCCACGGCTACGCGAAGTCGATCCACCACCCCGACAACTTCATGGGGTGCTGTAACTTCCAGAACATCGACATCGAGGAGCTCAACGAGGCGATGCGCGAGGCCCGCTACGGCGTCGACGTCGTCGAGGACCCCGACCTCCGGCGTCAGCGCTACGACGAGGTCTGGAAACTGATCCTCGAACTCAACGCCAACTCCTATTCGACCCACAGCATGACCGTCTCGGTGACCAACGACGACGTGGTCGGGTTCAACTCGTACCCGAGCACGCAGGACCTGGTGGGGTACGGGCTGTACACTCCGATGGACGAACAGATCACCTACCTCGACCGGGACTGA
- a CDS encoding metal-dependent hydrolase, which translates to MWPWEHAVVGYLAYSLTCRLRYGDAPGGAETLVVVVASVLPDVIDKPLAWEFGVVESGYAVGHSVFAALPLAVAAGLLSRRAGRPRLGVAFGLGYLLHLPGDLVLPAVTGRGVPLVRLLWPVATVEAGGPPAGFAEGFLTMVGGFGARLVAGDLAATESAGLGLVGLTFLLWLYDGAPLLRDLLLAAGRAVGRAAGR; encoded by the coding sequence ATGTGGCCGTGGGAACACGCCGTCGTGGGATATCTCGCCTACTCGCTGACCTGTCGACTCCGCTACGGCGACGCGCCCGGGGGCGCCGAGACGCTCGTCGTGGTCGTCGCGTCGGTCCTCCCCGACGTGATCGACAAACCGCTCGCGTGGGAGTTCGGCGTCGTCGAGAGCGGCTACGCCGTCGGCCACTCGGTCTTCGCCGCGCTCCCGCTCGCCGTCGCCGCGGGCCTGCTGTCGCGACGTGCCGGCCGACCCCGCCTCGGGGTCGCGTTCGGCCTCGGCTACCTGCTGCACCTCCCGGGGGACCTCGTCCTGCCCGCCGTCACCGGGCGCGGGGTCCCCCTCGTCCGCCTCCTCTGGCCGGTCGCGACCGTCGAGGCCGGCGGGCCGCCGGCCGGGTTCGCCGAGGGGTTCCTGACGATGGTCGGCGGCTTCGGAGCGCGGCTGGTCGCCGGCGACCTCGCGGCCACCGAGTCCGCGGGACTGGGGCTGGTCGGCCTCACGTTCCTGCTGTGGCTCTACGACGGCGCGCCGCTCCTGCGCGACCTGCTTCTCGCGGCCGGGCGCGCGGTCGGGCGGGCGGCGGGGCGGTAG
- a CDS encoding glycosyltransferase, with product MSRTVGLVVPAFRPDVDALSSYVRALHERLPVETIRIELDDPLPGTADALADCPATVNAVAARRGKGAAITAGFEALDADVLAFADADGSTPPTSIGAVLDSVLGGRAALGVGSRRHPDATVEAHQTLARRRLGDAFAWLARRLLAVSLTDYQCGAKAIDADAWRAVRDHLCEPGFAWDVELIALVDALGYRIEEVPVTWRDDPESTVSPLATASELAGALVRSRHRAKLIRGDRVHAAIATRTPTRVPLTDRLGADPTDD from the coding sequence ATGAGCCGTACCGTCGGCCTCGTCGTCCCCGCGTTCCGGCCCGACGTCGACGCCCTCTCGTCGTACGTGCGCGCCCTCCACGAACGGCTCCCGGTCGAGACGATCCGGATCGAACTCGACGACCCCCTCCCCGGCACGGCCGACGCGCTCGCCGACTGCCCGGCGACCGTCAACGCCGTCGCCGCCCGCCGCGGGAAGGGCGCGGCCATCACCGCCGGCTTCGAGGCCCTCGACGCCGACGTGCTCGCGTTCGCCGACGCCGACGGGAGCACCCCGCCCACTTCGATCGGCGCCGTCCTCGACTCGGTGCTGGGCGGGCGGGCCGCCCTCGGCGTCGGCTCGCGTCGCCACCCGGACGCGACGGTCGAGGCCCACCAGACGCTCGCCCGGCGCCGGCTCGGCGACGCGTTCGCGTGGCTGGCCCGCCGACTGCTCGCGGTCTCGCTGACGGACTACCAGTGCGGCGCGAAGGCCATCGACGCCGACGCGTGGCGGGCCGTCCGCGATCACCTCTGCGAGCCGGGATTCGCGTGGGACGTCGAACTGATCGCGCTCGTCGACGCGCTGGGCTACCGGATCGAGGAGGTGCCGGTGACGTGGCGGGACGACCCCGAGTCGACCGTCTCGCCGCTCGCCACGGCGTCGGAACTCGCGGGTGCGCTCGTACGCTCGCGCCACCGCGCGAAACTCATCCGTGGGGACCGCGTCCACGCGGCGATCGCGACGCGGACGCCCACGCGGGTACCGCTGACAGACCGCCTCGGCGCCGACCCGACCGATGACTGA
- a CDS encoding 50S ribosomal protein L44e yields the protein MQMPRRFNTYCPHCNEHHEHEVEKVRTGRSTGMKKVADRQRGRAISTIGNSGKFSKVPSGDKPTKKTDLKYRCGNCGKAHLREGWRAGRLEFQE from the coding sequence ATGCAGATGCCACGCCGATTCAATACGTACTGCCCGCACTGCAACGAACACCACGAACACGAGGTCGAGAAGGTCCGGACCGGCCGATCGACCGGCATGAAGAAAGTCGCCGACCGCCAGCGCGGTCGCGCCATCTCCACCATCGGGAACAGCGGGAAGTTCTCGAAGGTACCCAGCGGGGACAAGCCGACGAAGAAGACCGACCTCAAGTACCGCTGTGGCAACTGCGGCAAGGCCCACCTGCGCGAGGGCTGGCGCGCGGGCCGCCTCGAGTTCCAGGAGTGA
- a CDS encoding 30S ribosomal protein S27e, with protein MAGNFYRVRCSDCENEQVVFGKASTEVACAVCGTTLARPTGGKAEIDHEVVETVEAR; from the coding sequence ATGGCAGGGAACTTCTACAGAGTCCGCTGCAGTGACTGTGAGAACGAACAGGTCGTCTTCGGCAAGGCCTCCACGGAGGTCGCCTGCGCGGTCTGCGGGACGACGCTCGCCCGCCCGACCGGCGGCAAAGCCGAGATCGACCACGAGGTCGTCGAAACGGTCGAAGCACGATGA
- a CDS encoding ABC transporter permease, translated as MSLRRFVLRRLVAVVPILFGVSVITFALVHLTPGDPVELMVAMNPDISPAERQRLRIQYGFDKPVWEQYLRWISDVLRGDFGTVVATDRDVGNVIAARLPATIALGLFGWAFALLIAIPTGIYAAVKKDQLGDHVSRFVALSGISIPNFWLGLMLILIGALVLGLWPVLPPRDPLYHPRMLWFLILPGITIGTASAATLMRIMRSSMAEQMNKEYVTAARAKGLPERTVILKHVLRNSLISVTTVAAFLTAGIVAGSVVVEVVFNWPGLGKEFVDAIIGREIDLIMAITLFTGVAIVLANLLADIVYAVLDPRIRYD; from the coding sequence ATGAGTCTACGACGTTTCGTACTGAGGCGGCTGGTAGCCGTCGTGCCGATCCTGTTCGGCGTCTCGGTGATCACGTTCGCTCTCGTCCACCTCACGCCCGGCGACCCCGTCGAGCTGATGGTCGCGATGAACCCCGACATCTCGCCGGCGGAACGCCAGCGGCTGCGCATCCAGTACGGTTTCGATAAACCGGTGTGGGAACAGTACCTGCGGTGGATAAGCGACGTGCTGCGCGGCGACTTCGGGACGGTCGTCGCGACCGACCGGGACGTCGGCAACGTCATCGCCGCCCGCCTGCCGGCGACGATCGCACTCGGCCTCTTCGGCTGGGCGTTCGCGCTGCTCATCGCGATCCCGACCGGGATCTACGCGGCGGTGAAGAAAGACCAACTCGGCGACCACGTCAGCCGGTTCGTCGCCCTCTCGGGCATCTCGATCCCGAACTTCTGGCTGGGGCTGATGCTGATCCTGATCGGCGCGCTCGTGCTGGGGCTGTGGCCCGTCCTCCCCCCGCGGGACCCGCTTTACCACCCGCGGATGCTGTGGTTCCTGATACTGCCCGGGATCACCATCGGGACGGCCTCGGCGGCGACGCTGATGCGGATCATGCGCTCGTCGATGGCCGAACAGATGAACAAGGAGTACGTGACCGCCGCGAGGGCGAAGGGGCTGCCCGAGCGGACGGTCATCCTCAAGCACGTCCTGCGCAACTCGCTGATCTCCGTCACCACGGTCGCCGCCTTCCTGACCGCCGGCATCGTCGCCGGATCGGTCGTCGTCGAGGTCGTGTTCAACTGGCCCGGCCTCGGCAAGGAGTTCGTCGACGCGATCATCGGTCGCGAGATAGACCTGATCATGGCGATCACCCTGTTCACGGGGGTCGCGATCGTGCTGGCGAACCTGCTCGCGGACATCGTCTACGCGGTACTCGATCCGCGCATCAGATATGACTGA
- a CDS encoding GtrA family protein, which produces MTDRLPEAIRSRLSALVSAARVGQFASVGAVGAGVDNLSLYLLVELVALEPILAKVVAWEVAIAVIFAVNERWTFATFGSSNPRALGRRFLRSNAVRFAGFLVTLGVLAFLHYGFGVWYLAANVVGIGVGFFVNYTAESLYTWRVHRGER; this is translated from the coding sequence ATGACTGACCGGCTACCGGAGGCGATCCGCTCCCGGCTCTCCGCGCTCGTCTCGGCGGCCCGGGTCGGGCAGTTCGCCTCCGTCGGCGCCGTCGGCGCCGGCGTCGACAACCTCTCGCTGTACCTGCTGGTGGAGCTCGTGGCCCTCGAACCCATCCTCGCGAAGGTGGTCGCCTGGGAGGTCGCCATCGCCGTCATCTTCGCGGTCAACGAGCGGTGGACGTTCGCCACGTTCGGCTCCTCGAACCCGCGGGCGCTCGGCCGACGGTTCCTCCGGTCGAACGCGGTCCGGTTCGCCGGCTTCCTCGTCACCCTCGGCGTGCTCGCGTTCTTGCACTACGGGTTCGGCGTCTGGTACCTCGCGGCGAACGTCGTCGGCATCGGCGTGGGCTTTTTCGTCAACTACACCGCCGAGAGCCTCTACACGTGGCGAGTCCACCGCGGCGAGCGGTAG